The window CTTCCAAAATCACAGGTTGGTTATAAGACTTGTTGCCATGTGTTTCACCCATTTCAGAAAAATGTTCGTTGGTGGCCTGAGCTGGGATACCAGCAAAAAGGATCTAAAAGATTATTTTACCAAATTTGGAGAGGTCGTTGATTGTACAATAAAAATGGATCCCAACACTGGCCGGTCAAGAGGGTTTGGATTTATCCTCTTCAAAGATGCAGCCAGTGTGGAGAAGGTAAGCTGGGTAGTTCACAATTAGGAGTCTCACTCAGTGTATTCCAAGATACCATTCTTAGATCATGATTGGCTTATGTGTTTTGCACAGTTGAATGCtttgggaagagcagagaagttGAGAATTTATCCTATCCTTTTCCAAGGGATTAAAAGTAGAGATTAAATGGAGGAGTGAGTATGGGCTGGGGTGATACAGGAAGGTTTGTAGTGGaccatttatttattatcttgTGCCTATTCTGGACCTTGCTAAAGCAAACATTTCATTGAGAAGATTAGAAGAGAGCCCACAGTTCCTAGGAGATAGGCATTACTTTAACCTCATTTTGCAAAAAACAGAAGGTTAAGTAGAAGAGATCATATAACCAGTAAAGGGTGGTTTGTGAGTATTCCAGCCCTAGCAGCCTAATTTTAGCCTGTACTTTAAGTTTATGGGACTGGCTGGGCAAGAAGAGGGGTGCAGGGCATGGTCAAAAGTCTTGGGGGTGGGTTGAGGATAGATTTATAAGTGTTTAGGTAAACCAGGTGAAGTTTGGAGATTGGGTTGGGAAGTCAGGTTGGGGGTAGAGTTTAGAGGGGATGAAGCAATTTTGTGTGCCTGTGTTGGGAGTCTTATGGCTGAGAGATAAGGTCCTGGTCTCGGGTCATACTGCTGAGTTAGAACCCAACTCTCTTCTGTTGGAACAGGTTCTAGACCAGAAGGAGCACAGGCTGGATGGCCGTGTCATTGACCCCAAAAAAGCCATGGCCATGAAGAAAGACCCAGTAAAGAAAATTTTTGTAGGGGGTCTGAATCCTGAAGCCACTGAGGAGAAGATAAGGGAGTACTTCGGCGAGTTTGGGGAGGTGAGTGTGTGGCCCCCACAGTGGTCTGCCAGCTGCAGTGATGTTGCCTTCTTACTGGTCCTTGACACCTTGGCTGACTGGAACTTTTTTCCACTGTGGTGTTTGTGGGCCTTTTCCTATGAGTTCCCTATAGGCTCTGAGGTAGAGTCTTGAGCTTTGCCTGTATTTGCAGATTGAAGCCATTGAGCTTCCAATGGATCCAAAGTCGAACAAAAGACGAGGCTTTGTTTTCATCACCTTTAAAGAAGAAGAACCTGTGAAGAAAGTGCTGGAGAAAAAGTTCCACACCATCAGTGGAAGTAAGGTAAGGTGTCCTCAGCTGTGTGTGCACTTAGCCTTCTGCTGAACCACCTCCAAGAGTTCTCCAGGGTGGACCTTACTGTTTTTGTGCAGTGTCTGCTATCCTGATAGGGACAAGTGGTCCTGTCCTTCAGCGCTCCTAGGCTGGCAGGACAGGACGTGAGAGAGGCAGGAGAATACTGGAGGATGGGGCCCCTCTGGGATGGGTAGTGTGCATAGTCGTCTCTTCAGTTTCTGAAGAGAAATGAAGCTAGAGGGCAAGGTGTTCTGGATCTAGAATGCAGTGTGTATACTCAGGAGATTTTAAAATTGCCGCTTAGTGATTTCTGTGGTGAAGTCTCCTGCTTATGGACGTTGTTGCAGAGCTTTTCTCTTATCTGTTTCCAGCCACAGCCACCTCTCTTCATTTCCATCCCCTTTGGTCGCTGGCTAAATTAACCCCTAGTCCAAAGATCCTTTCCAAAGAGCTCCCAGGGTCCTGGCCACCTTAAATCCAAGGCCAGTTTTGACTTCAAAGGAGCAGAGTCCTTTGCAGTGAGGGGCACCTCTTTCTCCTGAACTCTGGACAAGAGAAAGGGTAGGTAGTTCATGCTTTAAGTGGTGGCTGAGGCAGTTGGGAGTTGAGGGTGTGACCCTCTGGCAGGGTGTGGTAGGCTTTGCCTGAGCAGGAGTGGCAGCCAGATAAGGTGGGACAGGTAGGGTGGGGCTCCTGAAAGTCTCAGTCCTGGCTGGGAATTTGGAAAGCTTGGGATTGGGCCCTTAAATTTTATGTAAGAGAGAGAGGATCATAGGGGGCTGTTGGGTGAGAGCCATTGTTACCCTAGAGGACACTGACATGTGCCATATGTGAAACGGGCATGAAGTGCCCGTTTTGTGGTGCTGTTAGTCAAACTGCTGATGGTTGGTTGTGAAATAAGTGTAATTTAGGTGGTTATATTCAGCAGTTTTAACCTAGTAGGATAGAAAACATGAGATTGCATCACTTGGTGGGGGTAATCTGCCAATTTTTGACTATGCTTGGATGAGGATGTCTTATAGAATGGTTTATAGACGTCTTATAGAATTGGTCTTAATGGGAGACCAATGTTattgaagtttattttaaaaatacacttaaaagcAGGAGGACAGGAAAGTCCATGGCGTTTCCACCCACAGTAGGCAAGAGTTTTGAGCAAAAAGGAAACCGACTCTTATGCCCTAGCAGGGGAGATACACCTGGCCCATCCCAATAGTCGATCAGTGttggaggaggaaggagcagcGGGATGGCCTTAAGGAATGCTGTCCTGAGCCCCAATGGCTTTTTTCCTGTTAGAGGTCAGGGTTGCCACCTCAATAGTGTATTTGAGtggaatgttttatttcttcttggggtgggggggaggggtgggaaggaacCTGCTTTCTCTAAAATCCCTTAACCTGGGAAAGCCTTCTCTGACTTCCTTGCCCAAGGTGGTGTCTTGCTACACTGGACTGGCACTGGCCCGCCTGTCCCTCTCCTCCCACTTGTTAAGGTATAGAGTGGCCAAGGGTGACGATTAGCAGACCTATGGGTGTGTCTCTTTGTTTTTCAAGCAGTCTGGGAAAATGTTTGAGCAAAAAAGGCCAGTGTGACTCTTGGTCTGAGTTTTAGTTGAAGTTCTGAGCTAGTCCCAGTATGGTTTCCTACTCCAGCATGTCTTGAGCAGATAAGATCTACCACCTTAATGCTTGTCATTGAAGGCTTTTGTGTACACTCCCTGTTTAAGGCTTGTCCCACTGGCATGACCCACTGTTCTTTTGACTTTCAGTGTGAAATCAAGGTGGCTCAGCCCAAAGAGGTTTATCAACAGCAGCAGTATGGCTCTGGGGGCCGTGGGAATCGCAATCGAGGGAACCGAGGCAGTGGGGGCGGCGGTGGAAGTGGAGGTGAGTAGAACCCAGTTGAAGACGGGTCCTATTTCCCTGCCTGCATGGAGCTTCTATGTTTGTCTTGGGGGTTCTCTGGTGCTCGTTGCAGCAGGGTGGGCGCGGTCAGGAATGGCTCCTGAGTCGATGCTTTGCTGCTGCTTGGATTGGAAGAGCCCATCTTTCTCATGTGGCCTGGGGCCCCAGGGCAGAGGGGGCCTCTGCATCACACTCCAAGTTTTGAGGGGGCAAGGTGGGAGTGTTCTTGGCTCTGTGGCTGTCCTGAGACTTGGTACACCCGTGGGTGGGCGGGCTGAAGGATAGGGCAATGCTGTGCCAGGCGCTTATCCTCCATCCATCCCAGGCccctctgactccaaagcctgaaCTCCATCCTTTTTAAGGCCAAGCTgccagggagggtgggggtgatCAGTGGGTGATTTGAATGAAAGTGAGCTGCCTTGGTTGCCCCAGTGAAGTCAGTTTTCTGGCCTGGCCTTCTTAGCTCTAGCTTGGGTCTCTCAGGCCCTCTACACCAGGACAGCAGCCCCTTGGCTTTTCTGAGTTGCCATAGTAACCTCGCCACCCAAAGGGCAGGATTTCCTCCATCCTAGCTCCTGCGTGTGCTAAATGGTCCATGGGCCCCTGTGCCCTGCTCCCCCCACAGGTCAGAGTCAGAGTTGGAATCAGGGCTACGGCAGCTACTGGAACCAGGGCTACGGCTACCAGCAGGGCTACGGGCCCGGCTATGGCGGCTACGACTACTCGCCCTATGGCTATTACGGCTACGGCCCCGGCTACGACTACAGTAAGTAGGAGAGAGGGAGGCCCCCATCCACTCACCCACCCCGGGAGGCAGGAAAGACAGGGCAGGGGCCATTGGCAGCAGGGGCTTTGGAGTCGGACAGGCTGGGCTTTTGTCTGAGAGTGGATTTTGAGCTTTTGGGTTTCAGGAAGGTGGGGTGATATCCTACCAACAGAGTTGTTGGTTCTGGTGAGGATGCATATCAAGCGCCTGGCACAGGGGTAAATGTTCAGCAAGTTGTAGCTACTTTCATTGTTGTTCTTGTCCCTAGGTCAGGGTAGTACAAATTACGGGAAGAGCCAGCGACGCGGTGGCCATCAGAATAACTACAAGCCATACTGAGGCTTCAGCAGGATGACTGACCACACACGCTTTGTTTGGATATCGAGTGAACACAATTATGTACCAAATTTAACTTGGCAAACTTTCTATGGCCTGTCCCATGtgcatcttatttaaaatttccccCCTGGAAATCACTCTCCTGTTTAATATTTCCAGAGCTCTAGTTGTTTAGGCAGCGtgtggtttctcaagaggccagagCGGCATTATGGGCTGATTTTTATTACTGGGTTACCCAGAACCAGATTGGAGGGTCTGCTTCCTGCTGCCGCTCTGCAGCCTGGACCTGTGGACCCTGGTTGTAAAGAGTAAATTGTATCTTAGAAAACCAGTGTCACCTTTTTTTCACcttttagttttatattatttgtgTCATACATTTCCTATAATGGAAGTGTTAATTTTACTGTACTTTTTGGTACCTTTCGGGAATCTAATGTATTGTAAGGTATTTTACACGTGTCCTGATTTTGCCACGACCTGGATATTGAAGCTATCCaagcttttgaaataaaaatttaaaaacccccAAGCCTGGGTGAGTGTGGGGTACACTGTGAAGGGGGGCGGGTGCTCCAGAGCTCCAGTATCCTCCACGACCTCCTAAGGCATCCTGTCAGGCATAACCACACACTGTCTTCATCTTTGGTTAGTTTCCTTTAATGACTTGGCCCTGCTTAGGACTTGGCGCAGCTTTAAAGAAAGTGGAGTGGCAGAGGTTGGAGGCAGTTGTTCAAGGAGGTGAAGACAGTACAGTGAGGATTACACCTTCAATGGGGACGCTGGCCCAGGCCAGTTGGAGTCTGGAGCACCCTGGAACACCTGTCTTGACTTGCCATTGAAAATGGGATTCTATCCCAGCGAAGTTGTGAAACCTAAAGACAAGAGGGGATACACAAAGGACCAGCTGGATCTGGGCAACAGTGTCCCTCCTGGTTGTCATGTAACAGCCCCATCTGGTAGTGGTATTTGCTGGCTTGGCTGGAGTGCCAAGTCTAGTGACCTGAGACCTAAGATAGCTGGTTTTAAGATGCAGCACTTGTCTGGGGCCAGGGTGGATAAAGCCTCGCAAAAGTTCTGTATTTTATAGAGGAACtggctggggaaggaaatagctatCAAATGCAAACTTAAGGACTCAAGATTTTCAGGGGTGAGGGATGTGGAGCTCGAGGCACCCAGAGCCTCCCAGTGTTGAAATTAACCTGTGGGAAAGGTCC is drawn from Bos mutus isolate GX-2022 chromosome 7, NWIPB_WYAK_1.1, whole genome shotgun sequence and contains these coding sequences:
- the HNRNPAB gene encoding heterogeneous nuclear ribonucleoprotein A/B isoform X1, which produces MSEAGEEQPMETTGATENGHEAAPEGESPAGTGTGVAAGAGGGSAAPQAGNQNGAEGDQINASKNEEDAGKMFVGGLSWDTSKKDLKDYFTKFGEVVDCTIKMDPNTGRSRGFGFILFKDAASVEKVLDQKEHRLDGRVIDPKKAMAMKKDPVKKIFVGGLNPEATEEKIREYFGEFGEIEAIELPMDPKSNKRRGFVFITFKEEEPVKKVLEKKFHTISGSKCEIKVAQPKEVYQQQQYGSGGRGNRNRGNRGSGGGGGSGGQSQSWNQGYGSYWNQGYGYQQGYGPGYGGYDYSPYGYYGYGPGYDYSQGSTNYGKSQRRGGHQNNYKPY
- the HNRNPAB gene encoding heterogeneous nuclear ribonucleoprotein A/B isoform X2 yields the protein MSEAGEEQPMETTGATENGHEAAPEGESPAGTGTGVAAGAGGGSAAPQAGNQNGAEGDQINASKNEEDAGKMFVGGLSWDTSKKDLKDYFTKFGEVVDCTIKMDPNTGRSRGFGFILFKDAASVEKVLDQKEHRLDGRVIDPKKAMAMKKDPVKKIFVGGLNPEATEEKIREYFGEFGEIEAIELPMDPKSNKRRGFVFITFKEEEPVKKVLEKKFHTISGSKCEIKVAQPKEVYQQQQYGSGGRGNRNRGNRGSGGGGGSGGQGSTNYGKSQRRGGHQNNYKPY